One Setaria viridis chromosome 5, Setaria_viridis_v4.0, whole genome shotgun sequence genomic region harbors:
- the LOC117858231 gene encoding glycosyltransferase BC10 — translation MKDTKKPTRGSRLGGRLAGVASMLLLVSLGFVLGVTSSNAMFVRFYLPFMPPLRSTTTTTAASSSPPPQPPPTPSPPPPQDHRQTESAGFLAAPSGVMHNMTDEELYWRASMAPMVRRAPDSRVPKVAFLFLVRGELPLRPLWEKFFAGHQGLYSIYVHAHPSYTGSPPVDSVFYGRYIPSQRTKWGDASLVEAERRLLANALLDLGNERFALFSEACIPVYDFPTVYAFLTGANTSFVDCYENGGSRSRYRPFFATRNITLARWRKGAQWFEMDRALALESVADEFCFPAFRDFCVGRSECLIDEHYLPTLVSVLGWGRRNANRTLTYADWKRAVNRHPHTHGAAEVTEELIREIREDGGRRCFYNGAWNGVCNLFARKFSPDALEPLLRVAPKVMGFG, via the exons ATGAAGGACACAAAGAAGCCCACGCGGGGGTCTCGCTTAGGCGGGAGGCTCGCCGGCGTGGCGTCCATGCTCCTCCTCGTCTCGTTGGGGTTCGTCCTCGGCGTGACCTCCTCCAACGCCATGTTCGTCAGGTTCTACCTCCCTTTCATGCCGCCGCTACGCTCCACTACTACTACTACCGCGGCGTCGTCTTCgcctccgccgcagccgccgcccacaccgtccccgccgccgccgcaagaccACCGGCAAACGGAGTCGGCGGGCTTCCTGGCGGCGCCGAGCGGCGTCATGCACAACATGACCGACGAGGAGCTGTACTGGCGAGCGTCCATGGCGCCCATGGTTCGCCGCGCGCCGGACAGCCGCGTCCCGAAGGTCGCCTTCTTGTTCCTGGTCAGGGGGGAACTGCCGCTGCGGCCTCTGTGGGAGAAGTTCTTCGCGGGGCACCAAGGACTCTACTCCATTTACGTCCACGCCCACCCCTCCTacaccggctcgccgccggtggaCTCCGTCTTCTACGGCCGCTACATCCCGAGCCAG AGGACGAAGTGGGGCGACGCGAGCctggtggaggcggagcggcggctgCTAGCGAACGCGCTCCTGGACCTGGGCAACGAACGGTTCGCGCTTTTCTCGGAGGCGTGCATCCCGGTGTACGACTTCCCCACCGTGTACGCCTTCCTCACCGGCGCCAACACCAGCTTCGTCGACTGCTACGAGAACGGCGGCAGCCGATCCCGGTACCGGCCCTTCTTCGCCACCCGCAACATCACGCTGGCGCGGTGGCGCAAGGGCGCGCAGTGGTTCGAGATGGACCGCGCCCTGGCGCTCGAGTCCGTCGCCGACGAGTTCTGCTTCCCGGCGTTCCGGGACTTCTGCGTGGGGCGGAGCGAGTGCCTCATCGACGAGCACTACCTCCCGACGCTGGTGAGCGTGCTGGGGTGGGGCCGCCGCAACGCCAACCGCACGCTCACGTACGCCGACTGGAAGCGCGCCGTCAACCGGCACCCGCACACCCACGGCGCGGCGGAGGTGACGGAGGAGCTGATCAGGGAGATCCGGGAGGACGGCGGAAGGAGGTGCTTCTACAACGGCGCGTGGAACGGGGTCTGCAACCTGTTCGCGCGCAAGTTTTCGCCGGACGCGCTCGAGCCGCTGCTCCGGGTGGCGCCCAAGGTCATGGGCTTCGGCTga